In Desulfurococcaceae archaeon, one genomic interval encodes:
- a CDS encoding ferredoxin family protein has translation MTRNWYPVIDYEKCSGCLTCYNFCPHGVFDIGADGKPVVVKPDNCVELCRGCQKICPSSAIKYYGDEQEEFQRL, from the coding sequence TTGACTAGGAACTGGTATCCAGTAATAGACTACGAGAAGTGCAGTGGGTGCTTAACCTGCTATAACTTCTGCCCGCACGGGGTGTTCGATATAGGCGCTGACGGGAAGCCGGTGGTGGTTAAACCGGATAACTGCGTTGAGCTGTGCAGGGGTTGCCAGAAAATCTGCCCCTCATCAGCAATCAAGTATTATGGAGACGAGCAGGAGGAATTCCAGCGCCTTTAA
- a CDS encoding homoserine dehydrogenase — protein MIRAKLVVVGFGSVGRSLVKIVAYRGRALANKYSLMLRVVGVVDSKGMAFKAGGFEEHELLKLCELPRSGVPLFKPYARDYVDLEELYSVTQPDVHVELTPSNYETGEPGLSNILRALSRGIHVVTANKAPIALHYGELMSLVRSRKTALKFGATVMGGTPFIEMLSHMKTHEIERVAGILNATTNYILTEMHKNLVDFEDALNRAKAIGVAEADPSLDIEGVDAAAKLTIISHVVGRSVKMSDVERESLTTVKLKDVVEALRHGYVLKYVASLDFEKGKASVKVLRVPREDLLATVEGTLNCVKVKTSVSDLVLVGKGGGGSETAHTVLNDVLSVIYAHPPGDLL, from the coding sequence ATGATAAGAGCTAAGCTAGTGGTAGTCGGGTTTGGGAGCGTAGGGAGGTCGCTGGTAAAAATCGTAGCTTATAGGGGTAGAGCTCTAGCTAACAAGTACTCATTAATGCTAAGAGTAGTTGGAGTAGTAGACTCCAAGGGCATGGCCTTCAAGGCCGGTGGCTTTGAAGAACACGAACTACTAAAACTCTGCGAGCTACCGAGGTCTGGCGTGCCTTTGTTCAAACCTTACGCCAGGGACTACGTAGACTTGGAGGAGCTATACTCCGTGACCCAGCCGGATGTGCACGTCGAGTTAACGCCGTCAAATTACGAAACCGGCGAACCCGGGTTGTCAAACATACTGCGTGCTCTAAGCCGCGGGATACACGTAGTTACCGCCAATAAGGCACCAATAGCCCTGCACTACGGCGAACTGATGAGCCTTGTAAGGAGTAGAAAAACCGCGTTGAAATTTGGGGCGACTGTGATGGGTGGGACGCCTTTCATCGAAATGCTTTCCCACATGAAAACCCACGAGATCGAGCGCGTTGCAGGAATACTCAACGCGACGACGAACTACATACTTACAGAAATGCACAAAAACCTAGTAGACTTCGAAGATGCATTAAACAGGGCAAAAGCCATAGGCGTTGCCGAGGCGGATCCCTCACTAGATATCGAAGGCGTAGACGCGGCTGCCAAGTTGACGATAATATCACATGTCGTAGGGCGTTCCGTGAAAATGAGTGACGTCGAACGAGAGAGCCTTACCACGGTTAAACTCAAAGACGTTGTCGAGGCGCTTAGACACGGTTACGTCTTGAAGTACGTGGCTTCACTAGACTTCGAGAAAGGTAAAGCGTCTGTAAAAGTTCTACGCGTGCCCCGAGAGGACTTGCTGGCTACGGTTGAAGGTACACTGAACTGCGTTAAGGTGAAAACCAGCGTATCCGACCTAGTGCTCGTGGGGAAGGGTGGAGGTGGTTCAGAGACGGCGCACACCGTTCTAAACGACGTGTTATCGGTCATCTACGCGCACCCTCCAGGTGATCTTCTGTGA
- a CDS encoding cystathionine gamma-synthase family protein, with amino-acid sequence MRDETIYSKGPLFEDPYDSGVFPIYTSVVYGYIDQDLGLAKLDDAGRVLKYGRESNPTVRYFEKVIATIEGAEDALAFSSGMAAITNTLLLLMKPGLKVIVPYEVYSATVRFLEVLREKAGVRYQLVWPSAEAILEAVDRSTSVVFLEVLTNPTVKVIDLESLVKGIDESVVIVVDSTFTTPIMLKPLKYGVTAVVHSVTKYIAGHNDVVGGVVASSKKLASELWEYRRVLGTIMSPFEAYLAVRGLKTLHLRFKRSCENARAVAEFLEDHPKVEEVYYPGLQSSPYHDLAKKLFGGQYYGGVLSFKVKASTYQDTVAFLSRLKVIRRSPSLGATETMAVLPYKSVSAFIPEEARRKLGITENLVRLSLGLENLEDILEDLAQALS; translated from the coding sequence ATGCGGGATGAAACCATTTACTCTAAAGGTCCGTTATTCGAGGACCCGTACGATTCAGGTGTTTTTCCAATATACACCAGTGTCGTGTACGGTTACATTGACCAGGATTTGGGGTTGGCGAAGCTCGATGATGCTGGTAGGGTCTTAAAGTACGGCAGGGAATCCAACCCGACGGTGAGGTACTTCGAGAAGGTCATCGCCACGATTGAAGGTGCTGAAGACGCGTTGGCGTTTTCTAGCGGTATGGCAGCTATAACAAACACCCTTCTACTACTTATGAAGCCGGGTTTAAAGGTGATTGTACCCTATGAGGTTTACAGCGCCACAGTAAGGTTTCTTGAGGTGCTGAGAGAGAAGGCTGGCGTACGCTACCAGCTCGTGTGGCCCTCAGCCGAGGCCATCCTCGAAGCCGTGGATAGAAGCACTTCAGTAGTGTTTTTAGAAGTGCTCACTAACCCCACCGTTAAGGTCATCGACCTTGAGTCACTGGTGAAGGGTATCGATGAGAGTGTGGTGATCGTAGTAGATAGCACTTTCACTACGCCGATCATGCTGAAGCCCTTGAAGTACGGGGTGACAGCGGTCGTCCACAGCGTTACGAAGTACATTGCGGGGCATAATGACGTAGTGGGAGGCGTTGTTGCCTCGAGTAAGAAGCTTGCATCGGAGCTTTGGGAGTATAGGAGGGTTCTGGGAACTATAATGAGCCCTTTTGAAGCCTACTTGGCGGTTAGAGGGTTGAAGACACTGCATTTGAGGTTTAAGAGGTCATGTGAAAACGCTAGAGCCGTAGCCGAATTCCTCGAAGACCATCCCAAAGTAGAAGAGGTCTATTACCCAGGTTTACAGTCAAGCCCTTACCACGACTTAGCTAAGAAGCTTTTCGGCGGGCAGTATTATGGTGGGGTCCTCAGCTTCAAGGTCAAGGCATCAACGTACCAGGATACAGTAGCCTTCCTATCCAGATTGAAGGTGATCAGGAGGTCCCCGAGCCTGGGCGCCACGGAAACGATGGCCGTACTACCATATAAATCGGTATCAGCATTCATACCGGAAGAGGCCAGGAGAAAGCTCGGCATAACGGAAAACCTAGTTAGACTATCACTAGGGCTAGAAAACCTCGAAGACATATTAGAAGACCTGGCACAAGCCCTCAGCTAG
- a CDS encoding ACT domain-containing protein encodes MEQDSVARLVREVLLGDPSLYKCLEMGIINYSRVATRLKPVVSKLIGRDVSEESIKMALIRLRSRMEEKTFFPSKGVLKILAESRIEVRTGVVIVIVGAGRFQDAMSAVAKISSKARFLAVMQSGPVTTIVLDDESARELIRALGEEGIIEVQEDHAAIVVVSPPEVMWIPGVVAYITSVLAQNGVNIVHIESCYTDTVIVVSKKDLLKAFNILVKHNELARALLEKSTR; translated from the coding sequence TTGGAACAAGATAGTGTAGCCCGTCTCGTCAGGGAAGTACTACTGGGCGATCCTTCACTGTATAAATGCCTTGAAATGGGCATCATAAATTACTCTAGAGTAGCTACTAGGTTAAAGCCCGTAGTATCGAAGCTCATTGGCCGCGATGTTTCGGAAGAGTCTATTAAAATGGCCTTAATAAGGCTACGCTCTAGAATGGAGGAGAAGACGTTCTTCCCGAGCAAGGGGGTTTTAAAGATCCTCGCAGAATCCCGCATTGAGGTGCGAACGGGCGTAGTGATAGTCATTGTGGGTGCCGGCCGCTTCCAAGACGCAATGTCAGCTGTTGCGAAGATCTCTTCGAAGGCGAGATTTCTAGCTGTTATGCAGAGCGGTCCCGTTACAACGATAGTCCTTGACGATGAGTCTGCGAGAGAGCTCATAAGAGCTCTAGGAGAAGAGGGCATCATAGAAGTCCAGGAGGATCATGCAGCAATAGTGGTCGTGAGCCCCCCAGAAGTTATGTGGATACCTGGCGTGGTCGCGTACATTACGAGCGTGCTGGCTCAGAACGGAGTTAATATCGTTCACATAGAGTCGTGCTATACCGATACGGTAATAGTTGTTTCTAAGAAAGACCTTTTAAAGGCATTCAACATACTCGTAAAGCACAATGAGTTGGCTAGAGCACTCCTTGAAAAGAGCACTAGGTGA
- a CDS encoding aspartate kinase → MNGAKLSVLKVGGSLLRDAKSYITVAEYTKRAFLENGLKPIVVVSAMKGVTDLLIGVSEGNMEAIKEVSYKYVEVAKELNSSYLIRKVNEEIEDLEKAARNLETSTPATRDLILSYGERLSKNVFAEALEIVGVNAYGLDARELIVTNDVHGDATVDYNATKKHLEEVYPVIVEKPAIPVIEGFVGKSRNGKITTLGRGGSDYTATTIASLLSIEDVYLVTEVDGILSADPRLISSARIVPVMDYDEAAEASCHGVKGINPKTFEPLKEFYGSTVHIGSLKRFGTRIVKQLREDVAQPKILVYRNLGDRPYLAVIGRCVCRARFLVSVLELLAEEGIEFAGLEVHVNKPSLLVYLKTSLKPGTLIHLHKKLLEGGNGVEA, encoded by the coding sequence GTGAACGGGGCCAAGCTCTCCGTACTGAAAGTGGGGGGATCGCTACTCAGAGACGCGAAGTCCTACATCACAGTAGCCGAGTACACTAAGCGCGCATTCCTCGAAAACGGGTTAAAGCCCATAGTAGTTGTGTCGGCTATGAAGGGCGTCACGGATCTCCTAATAGGCGTTTCCGAGGGTAATATGGAGGCGATTAAAGAAGTTTCCTACAAGTATGTTGAAGTCGCCAAGGAGCTGAATTCTAGTTACCTCATTAGAAAAGTGAACGAAGAAATCGAAGACCTAGAGAAGGCTGCCAGGAACCTCGAAACTAGCACGCCCGCTACAAGAGACCTGATACTATCTTATGGTGAAAGGCTGAGTAAGAACGTGTTCGCGGAGGCGCTCGAAATAGTAGGCGTTAATGCCTACGGGCTTGACGCAAGAGAACTTATCGTGACAAACGATGTCCACGGAGATGCCACAGTAGACTACAATGCCACAAAAAAGCACCTAGAGGAGGTATACCCGGTGATAGTTGAAAAGCCCGCCATACCCGTGATCGAGGGGTTTGTGGGAAAGTCACGTAACGGGAAAATAACAACTCTCGGCAGAGGAGGATCAGACTACACCGCCACGACAATAGCCTCCTTACTCTCAATAGAGGACGTATACCTCGTCACGGAAGTGGATGGCATCCTGTCCGCGGACCCGAGGTTGATTTCCTCGGCGCGGATTGTGCCCGTAATGGACTACGATGAGGCCGCGGAGGCCTCATGTCACGGAGTTAAGGGAATTAACCCCAAGACCTTTGAACCACTCAAGGAATTCTACGGCTCAACCGTGCACATCGGCTCGTTGAAGCGCTTTGGTACTAGAATAGTGAAACAGCTACGAGAAGACGTGGCACAGCCCAAGATACTGGTTTACAGGAACCTTGGAGACCGCCCCTACTTAGCCGTTATAGGCAGGTGCGTGTGTAGAGCGAGATTTCTAGTCAGTGTGCTAGAGCTCTTAGCTGAAGAAGGTATCGAATTTGCCGGTTTAGAAGTACACGTGAATAAGCCATCTCTACTCGTTTACTTGAAAACCAGCTTAAAGCCGGGTACCCTAATACATCTACATAAAAAGCTACTTGAGGGAGGTAATGGAGTTGAAGCGTAG
- a CDS encoding nucleotidyltransferase domain-containing protein, whose amino-acid sequence MSKKLCEPYALLLRRLLDVAIERFGSELISFVVYGSVARCEAGKESDIDVLIVLENPPKSRLKRQELFMWVEEGVEEEVERLRSQGYSVDFSPIIKSVNEAKKVSPVYLDMVEDAVVLYDKENFFTNILNNLREKLKELGAERVRCGRKWYWRLKRDYKFGEVIEL is encoded by the coding sequence ATGTCCAAGAAGCTTTGCGAACCCTACGCCCTTCTACTTCGTAGACTTCTCGATGTAGCTATAGAGAGATTTGGTAGCGAGCTTATCTCATTTGTCGTGTACGGCTCTGTTGCTAGGTGCGAAGCTGGTAAGGAGAGCGATATAGACGTTCTTATAGTTTTGGAGAACCCCCCTAAGAGCAGGTTGAAGAGGCAGGAGCTGTTTATGTGGGTAGAAGAAGGCGTTGAGGAGGAGGTCGAGAGACTTAGGTCCCAAGGGTATAGTGTTGATTTTTCGCCTATTATAAAAAGTGTTAACGAGGCGAAGAAAGTATCGCCGGTTTATCTAGACATGGTTGAAGATGCTGTGGTACTGTATGATAAAGAGAACTTCTTTACAAACATCTTGAACAACCTCAGAGAGAAACTTAAAGAGCTTGGAGCAGAGAGAGTAAGATGTGGTAGAAAATGGTATTGGAGACTTAAGAGAGACTACAAATTTGGTGAGGTAATAGAACTGTGA
- a CDS encoding homoserine kinase, whose translation MIKQNRVCASEYRGDGGAPDVFHGVEARRVTVRAPASIANLGPGFDILAMAIGGLYDTVSVTVRPGPGAIHVTSVGFNVPSGELNVAYAVTREFISKYGIRGVDVYVDVVKGVPPACGLGSSGATAAAVAYALSRVFNLSIREEDLLHLAGIGELHVAGSLHYDNVAASLFGGVVIVDPESREVLKYTPRVQIPVAVVAPLIPGLRCVRKTEYARSLLPEHVELSTHVRQTSALARLIYALLTDNIELLGKSISVDYIAEPHRSKLIPYYCELKELALRNGALGFNISGAGPSVFFMHRNTEEARTTGELLVEFLKSKGVDASLYVSTVSPDGAKPLGESHDKS comes from the coding sequence GTGATTAAACAAAACCGTGTATGTGCATCTGAATACCGGGGTGATGGAGGTGCACCCGATGTATTCCATGGCGTAGAGGCAAGACGCGTTACAGTAAGAGCGCCGGCATCAATAGCTAACTTAGGCCCGGGTTTCGACATACTAGCTATGGCAATAGGTGGGCTTTACGATACCGTTAGCGTAACGGTAAGGCCTGGCCCCGGAGCAATACACGTCACCTCCGTGGGCTTCAACGTTCCTTCAGGAGAGCTTAACGTTGCCTACGCGGTTACAAGGGAGTTCATCTCTAAGTACGGTATACGTGGAGTAGACGTGTATGTTGACGTCGTGAAGGGTGTTCCCCCCGCGTGCGGGCTAGGAAGCTCGGGTGCAACGGCTGCAGCTGTGGCATACGCCCTTTCCAGGGTATTCAACCTCAGCATTAGAGAGGAAGACCTCCTACATTTGGCCGGTATAGGGGAACTGCACGTTGCGGGTTCACTCCACTACGACAACGTAGCGGCAAGCCTGTTCGGAGGAGTTGTCATCGTTGATCCAGAGTCTAGAGAGGTTTTGAAGTACACTCCTAGAGTGCAGATACCGGTAGCGGTCGTCGCACCACTAATTCCCGGGCTACGCTGCGTGAGGAAGACAGAGTATGCGAGGTCCCTACTACCCGAGCACGTAGAGCTCAGCACGCACGTAAGGCAGACCTCGGCGCTGGCGAGGCTGATCTACGCCTTACTCACGGATAACATAGAGCTTCTGGGGAAGTCCATATCGGTAGACTACATTGCCGAGCCTCACAGGTCGAAGCTTATACCGTACTATTGCGAGCTAAAGGAACTTGCACTGAGAAACGGGGCACTAGGCTTCAACATCTCGGGCGCCGGCCCCTCAGTATTCTTCATGCACAGAAACACCGAAGAGGCCAGGACAACCGGCGAACTACTAGTAGAGTTCTTGAAGTCCAAGGGCGTAGACGCCTCCCTCTACGTTTCCACCGTATCTCCAGACGGCGCGAAGCCCCTAGGTGAGAGCCATGATAAGAGCTAA
- a CDS encoding nucleotidyltransferase domain-containing protein, with product MAREGFIDFLYHKYLARKRCLESIMTHIGKIKEICVSADSTCRTMLFGSYVRGKMRPDSDIDVLLVTELARDPWMRAKLYKKIFEDPGFEYIFQVHIVTPEEYEKWYKKFIDVYVEV from the coding sequence ATGGCTCGAGAAGGCTTCATAGACTTCCTCTACCACAAGTACCTCGCCAGGAAGAGGTGCTTAGAGAGCATTATGACACATATAGGTAAGATCAAAGAGATATGCGTATCTGCGGACTCCACTTGCAGAACCATGCTCTTTGGTAGCTACGTGCGTGGCAAAATGAGGCCTGATAGCGATATTGATGTTCTCCTCGTAACGGAGCTTGCAAGGGACCCGTGGATGAGAGCGAAATTATACAAGAAGATATTCGAGGACCCGGGCTTTGAGTACATCTTCCAGGTACATATTGTAACTCCAGAAGAATATGAGAAATGGTACAAGAAGTTCATAGACGTCTACGTAGAAGTGTAG
- a CDS encoding HEPN domain-containing protein yields MSYEILRRRAESFLRHAIDDFDRRDYDLVLFHVEQAIQLYAKYLLYRRLGDFPKTHSIVGLLKDLVKIYGSKELESVIGSHIELLYLLEESYITSRYIPREYDPEIATRALELGKRLLEVFKWLEKAS; encoded by the coding sequence GTGAGCTACGAGATCTTACGTAGAAGAGCTGAGTCATTCTTGAGGCATGCTATTGATGATTTTGATCGGAGGGACTACGACTTAGTTCTCTTCCACGTAGAGCAGGCTATACAGCTTTACGCAAAGTATTTATTGTATAGAAGGCTGGGGGATTTTCCAAAGACCCACTCGATCGTTGGTCTACTTAAAGATCTTGTGAAGATCTATGGAAGTAAAGAACTTGAGAGCGTTATAGGTTCTCACATAGAGCTACTATACCTTCTAGAGGAGTCATACATTACGTCAAGATATATTCCTAGAGAGTACGATCCCGAGATTGCTACACGGGCTTTAGAACTTGGTAAAAGGCTTTTAGAGGTGTTTAAATGGCTCGAGAAGGCTTCATAG
- a CDS encoding alpha-glucosidase/alpha-galactosidase yields the protein MERIKVAFIGAGSAVWSSGVIVDLLIKDSLRNLDIWLMDIDEDRLATIYGFARRYVEELGRSDVRVYRTQNREEAVKDADFVINSAMAGGHWYYERMREVSERHGYYRGINSVEWNMVSDYHTIWGYYQFKLVLNLARDVEELADNSWLINVANPIFELSTLVTRKTKVKYIGLCHGHLGFLKAVKVLGIMLARERLGKDINKACAADAYECYLAVLNSINLGELEVEMSGFNHVIWLTKFKYSGEDAYGYFDEWTRTLSEEYIDTWRAYTYNPFDVDLSPAAIDMYREFGVLPVGDTVRGGTWKYHWDLKTKQYWYGPYGGPDSEIGWAMYLAHLTMKLRELREAVLDVTTPLTSKYAPRPSGESIAEIIDAIVNDKPKECYLLQLQIAGKVVRVPVPLQVNIPNLDAVPDVPGNVVVEIPVRIDGKGVHRKPLTPLPGKVMKRVILPRMMRMEWALSSFLEGGRDHLENWLLYDARTKNAKQVEDVIDAILNMPGNEEMKKHFS from the coding sequence ATGGAGCGAATCAAGGTAGCGTTCATAGGTGCTGGAAGTGCCGTGTGGTCGAGCGGGGTCATTGTGGACCTGCTAATTAAGGACAGTCTACGTAACCTCGATATATGGCTCATGGACATAGACGAAGATAGGCTCGCCACGATCTACGGCTTCGCCAGGAGGTACGTTGAAGAGCTCGGGAGGAGCGATGTGAGAGTCTACAGGACACAGAACCGTGAGGAGGCGGTTAAAGACGCTGATTTCGTAATTAACTCGGCCATGGCAGGTGGCCACTGGTACTATGAACGCATGAGAGAGGTCTCGGAACGTCACGGTTACTACAGGGGCATTAATAGCGTTGAGTGGAACATGGTCTCGGATTACCACACCATTTGGGGCTACTACCAGTTTAAGTTAGTGTTAAATCTGGCTAGAGATGTCGAAGAGCTCGCAGATAACTCGTGGCTAATAAACGTGGCGAACCCGATCTTCGAGCTCTCAACGCTGGTGACGAGGAAAACCAAAGTCAAGTACATAGGACTCTGTCACGGACATCTCGGTTTCTTAAAGGCTGTAAAGGTATTGGGAATAATGCTAGCACGTGAACGGCTTGGTAAGGACATTAATAAGGCATGCGCCGCGGACGCTTACGAATGCTATTTAGCGGTGCTTAATTCAATTAATCTAGGCGAGCTCGAAGTAGAAATGAGTGGTTTCAACCACGTAATATGGCTTACTAAGTTCAAGTACTCCGGGGAAGACGCTTATGGGTACTTCGATGAGTGGACTAGGACGCTCTCCGAGGAATACATAGATACGTGGAGGGCATATACGTACAACCCCTTCGACGTAGACCTGTCACCTGCAGCAATAGACATGTACAGGGAGTTCGGGGTCCTGCCCGTGGGCGACACGGTTAGAGGGGGCACTTGGAAATATCACTGGGATTTAAAGACCAAGCAGTACTGGTACGGCCCTTACGGTGGCCCCGATTCTGAAATTGGCTGGGCGATGTACTTAGCTCACTTAACCATGAAGCTCAGGGAACTGAGAGAGGCCGTTTTAGACGTGACCACGCCGTTAACGAGTAAATACGCGCCAAGGCCCAGCGGCGAGTCCATAGCCGAGATAATTGATGCCATAGTTAACGACAAACCCAAAGAATGTTACCTACTACAGCTACAAATCGCTGGCAAGGTCGTTAGAGTACCAGTGCCGCTCCAGGTAAATATCCCTAACCTCGATGCAGTGCCAGACGTGCCCGGCAACGTCGTAGTTGAAATACCCGTAAGGATCGATGGTAAAGGCGTTCACAGAAAGCCACTAACCCCACTACCGGGGAAAGTCATGAAGAGGGTTATCCTACCTAGAATGATGAGGATGGAATGGGCGCTTTCATCTTTCTTAGAGGGTGGAAGGGATCACCTGGAGAACTGGCTATTATATGATGCAAGAACCAAGAATGCTAAGCAGGTCGAAGACGTCATTGATGCCATATTGAACATGCCAGGAAATGAAGAGATGAAAAAGCATTTTTCATAG
- a CDS encoding HEPN domain-containing protein produces the protein MNNVSMAQSYLKQAEERIRHAKEALEGGNYPYVIRQCQESVELLLKAALRLVGVEVPKWHDVGPVLRREAQRFPEWFQVEIPILARISRKLRREREPSMYGDEESGIPPDELYDRFDAEEALNYASKVYSIVLKLIQQHKT, from the coding sequence GTGAACAACGTATCTATGGCGCAATCCTACTTAAAGCAGGCTGAGGAGAGAATCCGGCACGCAAAGGAAGCACTTGAAGGAGGCAACTATCCGTACGTAATTAGGCAGTGTCAAGAGTCGGTTGAACTACTTCTTAAAGCAGCGCTAAGATTAGTTGGTGTTGAGGTGCCGAAATGGCATGATGTAGGACCTGTTCTCAGAAGAGAAGCGCAGAGGTTCCCCGAATGGTTTCAAGTTGAGATACCCATATTAGCGCGCATATCAAGGAAGCTACGCAGAGAAAGAGAACCCTCTATGTATGGAGATGAGGAAAGCGGCATTCCACCTGACGAGCTCTATGATAGATTCGACGCGGAAGAAGCACTTAACTACGCGTCAAAGGTTTACAGCATAGTACTTAAGCTAATCCAGCAACACAAAACCTAA
- the asd gene encoding aspartate-semialdehyde dehydrogenase, giving the protein MELKRRVAVLGATGIVGQRFVSLLVGHPWFDLVLLTGSEKSAGKSYYESVKWVLEKPMPRELMDYKLAPLDADAIVKESVDIAFIALPPEVAHSVEIELAKRGVIVVSNASPMRMEPDIPLLNPEVNADHVEVVEYQRTRRGWNGYIAKVPNCTTSILTLSLKPLIDEFGVKRVVASTMQALSGAGLTGIPSVLILDNLIPYIEGEEEKVEMESLKILGELTGNGIVPSTKLAVSASCHRVMVLEGHTIATFVELEKGVSVKDVAEAMMSFRTNKIRGLGLPTAPEKPIVVKKEVDRPQPRFDRLEGNGMSIVVGRIREDKVLGGVKYVVLGHNTVRGAAGTGVLIAELLVARKLA; this is encoded by the coding sequence ATGGAGTTGAAGCGTAGAGTAGCAGTACTTGGAGCCACCGGCATCGTAGGCCAGCGATTCGTGTCACTACTAGTTGGGCACCCCTGGTTCGACCTCGTGCTCTTAACGGGATCCGAGAAAAGCGCTGGTAAGAGCTACTACGAAAGCGTTAAGTGGGTGCTCGAAAAGCCGATGCCCCGTGAGTTAATGGACTACAAGCTCGCGCCGCTTGACGCAGATGCTATCGTCAAGGAGTCAGTAGACATAGCGTTCATAGCGCTTCCCCCCGAGGTTGCTCATTCAGTCGAGATCGAGCTCGCTAAGCGCGGTGTTATAGTCGTGTCTAACGCCAGCCCCATGAGGATGGAGCCCGACATACCCCTCCTAAACCCCGAGGTAAACGCCGACCACGTTGAAGTCGTGGAGTACCAGCGTACACGGAGGGGTTGGAATGGCTACATAGCCAAGGTACCAAACTGCACAACGTCGATCCTTACTCTCTCCCTGAAGCCTCTAATTGACGAGTTCGGCGTTAAAAGAGTAGTCGCGTCAACGATGCAAGCGCTCTCTGGGGCAGGGTTAACAGGAATTCCTTCCGTTCTAATACTGGACAACTTAATACCCTACATCGAGGGCGAAGAAGAGAAGGTGGAAATGGAAAGTCTTAAGATACTTGGCGAGTTAACAGGAAACGGTATAGTGCCTAGCACGAAGCTCGCTGTCTCGGCCAGTTGCCATAGGGTGATGGTATTAGAAGGCCACACCATCGCCACTTTTGTGGAACTCGAGAAAGGTGTATCTGTCAAGGATGTCGCTGAGGCGATGATGTCGTTTAGAACAAACAAGATCAGGGGCCTCGGGCTCCCAACCGCGCCTGAAAAACCGATTGTAGTTAAAAAGGAAGTAGATAGGCCGCAACCCCGCTTCGACAGGCTCGAGGGAAACGGCATGAGCATTGTTGTCGGTAGGATTAGAGAGGACAAGGTACTCGGGGGCGTGAAGTACGTTGTTCTAGGTCACAACACAGTGCGCGGAGCCGCTGGAACGGGCGTCCTCATAGCAGAGCTACTAGTAGCTAGGAAGCTGGCATAG
- a CDS encoding heterodisulfide reductase subunit A-like protein, producing MAVHMKGLIVCVCQGTCPSFHKMNVFEVINHFRRNKKVDFVVIHPQLCATDGDNFWRALLSGNRDVERVIVAGCDPVMQRKMFGWVFRELGFDESKFRGVEIRNMSTEEAIKAIEDALST from the coding sequence ATGGCGGTACACATGAAGGGTTTAATCGTTTGCGTTTGTCAAGGCACGTGTCCGTCGTTTCATAAGATGAATGTTTTTGAAGTAATTAACCACTTCAGAAGGAATAAGAAAGTTGACTTCGTAGTGATTCACCCGCAACTCTGCGCAACCGATGGCGATAACTTTTGGAGGGCGTTGCTGAGCGGTAACCGGGACGTTGAGAGGGTTATAGTGGCTGGCTGCGATCCAGTAATGCAGCGGAAGATGTTTGGATGGGTTTTCCGAGAATTAGGTTTCGATGAGTCTAAGTTTAGAGGTGTTGAAATAAGGAACATGAGTACTGAGGAAGCCATCAAGGCTATTGAGGATGCTCTGAGTACGTGA